Proteins from one Diorhabda carinulata isolate Delta chromosome 10, icDioCari1.1, whole genome shotgun sequence genomic window:
- the LOC130898696 gene encoding uncharacterized protein LOC130898696: protein MGDLVDKSINQIEIERPLSPILHSVEKRKGCSGKSRRLSRTNKLFNINKNEAVGEDKRSEMLNDLKEDSFSVDTIEDEDLIACLNRLEEVEFNREIVYKSLVASDSDTCFKKPNSPAPKTPKRTKNGVKQEPVSLEIDNIKKQISKTNFRTASDKNIEINLEMVEKHSKLFDDILNCSQNDLSRENKFNFLKKTQYHGFKGFDCQDFDKSERIKNKFCNSVLIRKNKIDSATKMNDSVDFLRGAVENIDKTKLFDTKRVSVKQKSSFSDSIYTNKKIKMDLSQFSDEKMALKTDYSIENRNIEHNTINIEPPRHFVRKKEDLLPVSKKSNGVKEKLKYFDDLIGDNDDFIHESVSNASNFRKKLNFSDNLLKKNEFTLRPFASASGKSLQQSNSDLNRTNSIFDEGKNGLPTYGQFSNNPGIKITEIPTPRTYSNDPVMKNDEKTGFTTPGKFYNDPGINNNEKTDFSLGTFTSASGKSLQPSNWALNRANSIFDDILQEKTGFGKLSNDPGIKNKENTDFTTPGTFSNDPGKKNDEKNGFTAPEKFSNDPGIKINGKGDFSLGTFTSASGKSLQPSNWALNRANSIFDDILQEKTGFGKLSNDPCIKNNDKTDFTTRGKSSNLPGINKNEKTAFTTPWKYSNASGIKKTDFTTPRKYLNDPGININGNNDFTTPGKCSNDYKTLVNYSNGPGITKTKRKLGISCLKQIPIENNKLRKASLIFDEDLVGISPIKPIIKNHSTPVRLPETTTTEPISNRKEKSINSNDLPNEITFDSMETMTDYEDEVRRLEVRLCIAKTRKDAMDFSKKEKLDCDKKPIEGVLYRAKKIANRKCLNSYVNNEKPGDEIDDRLSCITPQNAVNIHFKHFEAIARTSDGAVIVPNNKDLIGLYEIELGFKAMPGVDPRLLRKNWVRNHYKWIIWKLASYERNFPRYFERSLTIDQVIQQLKYRYDREIDKAERSVIRRILEKDDAPQKRMILCVSGINRLGFNVFDLELTDGWYGVKTVVDEPLCYQISNKNIKVGCKLLICGAELINCEGCHPLEVTESTYLKINFNNTRRAVWHSRLGYQKNPSPIPISIRSIHHAGGAVARIDICIARCYPFRYLDKTGSKSTWLNERAEERRARQLDIEKYKQFERFERKLDTGGGENDEKMREEMEKLKFSRRESHPVKKLLVVDLNGSPMEAFNLFVWKPNEDLVQSLKENSCASVFNVYPKTNGDLHTGIKTMFETKSNAYNRLDDRFKRKLIRIIDLNDSKFSNSFNEFDTVGVVVRIRIDSNEQEIWLSDYTGRLLLIRVSEGPETCLLLDNLKRGQVVSVANLIYKGFLEKFELIKAVANHFTMFSSNPKSGHLREGLEDLGKNLPVDLEGLLRGCDREIGFFQSKANGVNDSDEDSTFISSRITSTDIALSLIDLDKFI, encoded by the exons atggGAGATTTAGTTGATAAATCGATAAATCAGATAGAAATTGAGAGACCGTTATCGCCTATATTACATTCAGttgaaaaaagaaaaggttGTAGTGGTAAAAGTCGAAGACTAAGTCGGACgaataaattgtttaatattaataaaaacgaaGCAGTTGGAGAAGATAAACGCAGTGAGATGTTGAATGATTTAAAGGAGGATAGTTTTAGTGTGGATACAATTGAAGATGAAGATTTAATAGCTTGTTTAAATAGATTAGAAGAAGTTGAATTCAATAGGGAAATTGTGTATAAAAGTTTAGTTGCTAGTGATAGTGATACGTGTTTTAAAAAACCGAATTCTCCTGCTCCTAAAACGCCCAAGAGAACGAAAAATGGTGTAAAACAAGAACCGGTAAGTcttgaaattgataatataaaaaaacaaatttctaagACGAATTTTCGTACTGCAAGtgataaaaatatcgaaataaactTGGAGATGGTAGAAAAACATTCGAAACTTTTCGATGATATACTCAATTGTAGTCAAAATGATTTAAGTAGGGAAAAtaagttcaattttttaaagaaaacgcAGTACCATGGTTTTAAGGGTTTTGATTGCCAAGATTTTGATAAATCTGaacgtataaaaaataaattttgtaatagcgttttaattagaaaaaataaaatcgattcgGCGACAAAAATGAACGATTCCGTTGATTTTTTACGGGGGGCAgttgaaaatatcgataaaacGAAACTGTTCGATACAAAACGTGTTTCTGTTAAACAAAAATCGAGTTTTTCGGATTCGATATATACTAATAAGAAGATTAAAATGGATTTAAGTCAATTTTCTGATGAAAAAATGGCATTAAAAACGGATTATTCGATTGAAAATCGAAACATCGAACATAATACGATAAATATCGAACCGCCTCGACATTTCGTAcgtaaaaaagaagatttgTTACCCGTATCGAAGAAAAGTAATGGcgttaaagaaaaattgaaatatttcgacGATTTAATAGGCGATAATGACGATTTTATTCATGAATCGGTTTCGAACGCttcgaattttagaaaaaaattaaatttttccgataatttattaaaaaaaaacgagtttACATTGAGACCGTTCGCCAGCGCTTCCGGAAAATCGTTACAACAGTCTAATTCGGATTTAAATAGAACCAATAGTATTTTCGATGAAGGAAAAAACGGTTTACCAACCTACGGGCAATTTTCTAACAATCCCGGTATCAAAATCACCGAGATTCCAACCCCAAGAACGTATTCGAACGATCCCGTTATGAAGAACGACGAAAAAACCGGTTTTACGACCCCTGGGAAGTTTTACAACGACCCCGGTATTAATAACAACGAAAAAACCGATTTTTCATTGGGAACGTTCACCAGCGCTTCCGGAAAATCATTACAACCGTCAAATTGGGCTTTAAACAGAGCCAATAGTATTTTCGACGATATTCTTCAAGAAAAAACCGGCTTTGGGAAGTTATCGAACGACCCCGGTAtcaaaaataaggaaaacaCCGATTTTACAACGCCAGGAACGTTTTCGAACGACCCCGGTAAGAAGAACGacgaaaaaaatggttttacaGCCCCCGAGAAGTTTTCGAACGACCCCGGTATAAAAATCAACGGAAAAGGCGATTTTTCATTGGGAACGTTCACTAGCGCTTCCGGAAAATCATTACAACCGTCAAATTGGGCTTTAAACAGAGCTAATAGCATTTTCGATGATATTCTTCAAGAAAAAACCGGTTTTGGGAAGTTATCGAACGATCCCTGTATCAAAAATAACGATAAAACCGATTTTACAACCCGAGGAAAGTCTTCGAATCTCCCTggtataaataaaaacgaaaaaaccgCTTTCACTACTCCGTGGAAGTATTCGAACGCCTCCGGTATAAAAAAAACCGATTTTACAACACCAAGGAAGTATTTGAACGACCCCGGTATAAATATCAATGGGAATAATGATTTTACAACCCCCGGGAAATGTTCGAACGACTACAAAACTTTAGTGAATTATTCGAACGGCCCCGGTATAACGAAAACTAAAAGAAAACTCGGTATATCGTGTTTAAAACAAATACCgatagaaaataacaaattgagAAAAGCCAGTTTGATTTTCGACGAAGATCTCGTGGGAATTTCCCCGATTAAaccaataattaaaaatcattccACCCCTGTACGTTTACCCGAAACAACTACTACCGAACCGATTAGTAATCGaaaagaaaaatcgattaattcGAACGATTTACCCAACGAAATAACATTCGACTCGATGGAAACGATGACTGATTACGAAGACGAAGTTAGACGTTTAGAAGTGAGGTTATGTATTGCGAAAACGAGAAAGGACGCGAtggatttttcgaaaaaagagAAACTAGATTGTGACAAAAA ACCGATCGAGGGTGTATTATATCGAGCTAAAAAAATAGCGAACAGAAAATGTTTAAACTCGTACGTGAATAATGAAAAACCGGGTGATGAAATCGATGATAGATTATCGTGTATAACGCCCCAGAATGCCGTAAATATCCATTTCAAACa tTTCGAAGCTATAGCTCGTACTAGCGATGGGGCTGTAATTGTACctaataataaagatttgatTGGTTTATATGAAATAGAACTCGGTTTCAAAGCTATGCCTGGTGTAGATCCTCGTTTATTACGTAAAAATTGGGTTCGAAATCACTATAAATGGATAATTTGGAAATTGGCTAGTTACGAACGAAATTTTCCACGATATTTCGAAAGATCGTTAACAATCGATCAAGTTATACAGCAATTGAAATACAG gTACGATCGAGAAATCGATAAAGCGGAAAGGTCGGTTATAAGGCGGATATTGGAGAAGGATGACGCGCCTCAAAAACGAATGATTTTGTGCGTTTCCGGTATAAATCGA ttgGGGTTTAACGTATTCGATTTGGAATTAACGGATGGTTGGTACGGTGTAAAAACCGTCGTAGATGAACCGTTGTGTTACCagatttcgaataaaaatataaaagtggGGTGTAAATTGTTAATTTGCGGGGCGGAATTGATTAATTGCGAGGGGTGTCATCCTCTGGAG GTAACGGAATCgacgtatttaaaaataaattttaataatacgaGGAGAGCCGTTTGGCATTCTCGTTTGGGTTATCAAAAAAATCCGAGTCCGATACCGATATCGATACGTTCCATCCACCATGCCGGGGGTGCGGTGGCTAGAATCGATATATGCATAGCCAGATGTTACCCCTTTCGTTATTTGGATAAAACCGGCTCGAAATCGACGTGGCTCAACGAAAGAGCCGAGGAGAGGCGAGCCCGACAACTGGATATcgaaaaatacaaacaatttgaACGATTCGAACGAAAATTGGATACGGGGGGAGGAGAAAACGACGAAAAAATGAgagaagaaatggaaaaattgaaattttctcgTCGGGAATCGCATCCGGTAAAGAAATTGCTCGTCGTGGATTTGAACGGTAGCCCGATGGAGGCTTTTAATCTGTTCGTTTGGAAACCGAACGAGGATCTCGTACAATCGTTGAAGGAAAATTCCTGTGCGAGCGTTTTCAACGTTTACCCGAA aacGAACGGCGATTTACATACCGGCATTAAAACGATGTTCGAAACGAAATCGAACGCGTACAATCGATTAGACGatagatttaaaagaaaattaatccGAATAATCGATTTAAACGATTCGAAATTCTCGAATTCTTTCAACGAATTCGATACCGTAGGCGTAGTCGTTCGAATACGAATCGATAGTAACGAACAGGAAATATGGTTGAGCGATTATACCGGGag GTTGTTGTTGATAAGGGTATCGGAGGGACCGGAAACGTGTCTGCTGTTGGATAATTTGAAAAGGGGGCAGGTCGTTTCCGTTGCTAATTTGATTTATAaaggttttttggaaaaattcgaATTGATCAAAGCGGTTGCTAATCATTTTACGATGTTTTCTTCCAACCCCAAGTCGGGGCACCTTCGGGAGGGCTTGGAGGATCTCGGAAAGAATTTGCCGGTG GATTTGGAGGGTTTGTTGAGAGGCTGTGATAGagaaattggattttttcaatCTAAAGCGAATGGGGTTAACGATAGCGACGAAGATTCGACTTTTATTTCGTCTAGAATCACCAGTACCGATATAGCTCTGTCTTTAATAGATCtggataaatttatttga